agtgtgcatccggtatttcatgtttccatgctccgaaagtatgttgaCAATCCGTACCATGTTTTGGACTTcggcacggttcagttggagggtgatatgacttacgatgtggagtcggtggccattttagatcgacagattcggaagttgaggtcaaaggacatagcttcagtgaaggtgcagtggagaggtcagcctgtggaggaggccacttgagATACCGAGCGGGAggtgcggagcagatatccacacctatttgagactccaggtatgtttctagacccgttcgaggacgaacgtttgtttaagaagagGAGGATGTAACTACCCAGAcgttcgttttgagagttatagccatctttcccccatttctgcttctttttgtattattcagttgtattgtgttataccgggttagtcggttcgggtccggagtggtttcggagtggattgagacgcttagtctcttatttagaagtttaagttagaaaagtcaaccggatgttgacttatgtgtaaatgatccttgatttgaattttgatggttccattagctccgttaggtgattttggacttaggagcgcgtccgaaatgtgatatggaggtctgtagtggaataaggcttgaattggcaaaagttggaaatttggcgattttggttggtagtggaaaatttgatatcggggtcgaaatggatttccgaaagttggagtaggttcgtagtgtcatttgtgatgcgAGTGtaatatttgaggtcattcggacgtggtttggtaggtttcggcgtcgtttgcggaacttggaagtttagaagttcttaggcttgaatgcgagggtaatttggtgttttgatgttgttttgagtgattcgaaggtccgAATAAGTTCATATGAGGTTCTATGAGtcgttggcatgtttggttgaggtcccgagggcctcgagtgtgttttggGTGGTTAACGTATTAAGTTTAAAGTTTGGAGAATTGCTGAAGTTGGCATGTTGCTGGTgttatcgcacctgcgagggtatcaccgcaggtgcggaagtgtTTTATATTAGGGAAAACCACAGGTGCGATTGGgtgtgcgcatctgcgagcccgtaggaGCAGGTAGTTGCCACAGAAGCGGAAGAGAGGAGGtctggcagtggccgcaggtgagAGGTATTTTTCGTACCtacgaggtcgcagaagcggatatggagcgcaggtgcggagatgGGGATTTAAGTGAATTTCCGTAGATGAGGAAAGTTTTGCTCAAAAGCGGCACCGCAAGTGCGAATtttgagccgcaggtgcgaaaagcctgggcagaacctataaatagaagacttcgcgaatgtttgctcatttccaccattttcaagtcggaccttggagcttttggagtgattttttaGGGGGATTCAAGGTTTTTCACATaagtaagttgcttgagctctaatactcctagctGTGGTGTTTCCCCGTTGCTTTCTCATCTAATAGTGGGATTTAGGAGTGAAAATAGGGGGTTAAGGCTTGGGATTTCTGAGagtgtgatttgaggatttgggggaccaaatgatgtcggattttgatgaactTCGTATAGTTacactcgtgagtgaatgggctttcacgttttgtaacttttgtcaaatTTCGAGGCGTGAGCCAgtgggccgggtttgagccaatttcgggttttgagtctaatttggtagtttttcttgtggaatttattcctttagcacatattgatggtattgtactggttGTGAGTAGATTAGGAGTGTTTGGAGGCTGAATCGAGGGGAAAGAGCATTGTGGAGTAGAGacttgctcggtttgaggtaagtaacagttgtaaatatagtcctgagggtatgaaaccccggatattttgtgtcatgtgactatttggaggtgatgcacatgctaggtgaggggcatgtgggcgtgcaccattaaggattgtgacttggtccatcctgtAGCAACTATAAAGCTGACTATACTGTCGTAGCTATATGATTCTTATGTGTTTTTAGAAAGATTTACAGTAAATCATGCTAGAGGCCAtgtctaggccttatgccagtattgtttTGACCCTTGGAGGTCTTTTCTTGTTGTCCTCTCACTGGTTTTGGTTGATAATTTGTACTCAttcatgttcatgcatttttaCATCATAGCTCAGTCTTTGTTACTttatttgatgcatcatatcaatgttgtttgggttgattacttgatttctgagagcccgagtgaCTAGAAAgattatgactgagtaaggcaaagggcctaattgtgaggacaattatgggatcgagctgcacgccgtagcatatTTCATTGATTCTGCCATGATGGGcattgatatagtgcttgggctgaaggagcccctccggaatctatacacacccccagtgagcgcaggtacctactgagtgcgagtgccgagtgctaagtgattgggaggcatgagcgattgggaggcatgagtgattgtgaggttagagtgattgggaggagtgagtgatgttttgcccgaggggcggtATATGATTTTATCTTGTGTGCTCATAGCTGCTTTGAGTCTttgtttgagaactgttgaaagatatttttattggttttaccTGAACTGGATTTAAACAAGCAGATTTGACTTAAACACtggtttttaaagcat
This region of Nicotiana tomentosiformis chromosome 4, ASM39032v3, whole genome shotgun sequence genomic DNA includes:
- the LOC138909176 gene encoding uncharacterized protein, with amino-acid sequence MVEEKDLLKVSPMKGVMRFGKRGKLRPRFIEPFEVLQRIGEVAYKLALPPSLSSVHPVFHVSMLRKYVDNPYHVLDFGTVQLEGDMTYDVESVAILDRQIRKLRSKDIASVKVQWRGQPVEEAT